A stretch of the Erinaceus europaeus chromosome 1, mEriEur2.1, whole genome shotgun sequence genome encodes the following:
- the CHCHD1 gene encoding small ribosomal subunit protein mS37 yields the protein MLGVRRAMAVPNLRGRLARLGNSQKPVLKPSRPLILANRVGERRRERGEATCVMEMSLMMACWKQNEFHDEACGKEIKNFFDCASKAEASRKMKSTQEIMGELGSLHPKKLNKLLQRFPSKSYVL from the exons ATGTTGGGAGTTCGGCGCGCAATGGCGGTTCCCAACCTGCGGGGCCGGCTAGCGCGGCTTGGAAACTCACAGAAGCCTGTACTGAAACCCAGCAGACCCCTCATTCTAGCTAACCGAGTGGGAGAACGGCGCCGGGAGAGAGGCG AGGCAACGTGTGTCATGGAGATGTCATTGATGATGGCTTGCTGGAAGCAAAATGAATTCCACGATGAAGCGTGCGGAAAAGAAATCAAGAACTTCTTCGATTGTGCTTCAAAGGCTGAG gcATCCCGAAAAATGAAATCAACACAGGAGATCATGGGAGAGCTTGGGAGTTTACACCCCAAGAAGTTGAATAAATTATTACAGAGGTTTCCTAGTAAATCTTATGTCCTCTGA